A window of the Lactuca sativa cultivar Salinas chromosome 5, Lsat_Salinas_v11, whole genome shotgun sequence genome harbors these coding sequences:
- the LOC111904481 gene encoding protein TRACHEARY ELEMENT DIFFERENTIATION-RELATED 7, with product MSPPHQHHPSPQPTHQHHPPPPTHQHHPPPPPTHQHHPQPPRHQHHPPPPPHYGTFPGIHNHPPPPAVVVVHQHVPPPGTSGGPSINPYVHGYQAVPGYAVAEGRPMAMRGPQLCCRLCLFIIIGFFVAAFLWFFFYALLR from the exons ATGAGTCCGCCTCATCAGCATCACCCATCGCCGCAGCCGACTCATCAGCATCACCCGCCGCCGCCGACTCATCAGCATCACCCGCCTCCTCCACCGACACATCAGCATCACCCACAGCCTCCGAGACATCAGCATCACCCGCCGCCGCCGCCTCATTACGGTACTTTTCCGGGCATTCACAACCATCCTCCTCCTCCGGCGGTAGTCGTCGTCCATCAGCATGTTCCGCCTCCCGGGACATCAGGTGGACCTTCGATCAACCCTTATGTCCATGGCTACCAGGCTGTCCCAG GTTATGCAGTTGCTGAAGGAAGACCAATGGCCATGAGAGGACCTCAGCTTTGCTGTCGTTTATGCCTCTT TATCATTATTGGTTTCTTCGTTGCTGCATTCCTCTGGTTCTTCTTCTATGCGCTATTGAGATGA